CGACGTGGGTTTCCACTACGTCGCCGACAACTTCGACCCGCTGCGGCGCGTGTATCCCTTCCTCGATCCGGAGGTCTACGCGCCGCACGTCGGCAAGCCTCTCTCGGAGATCCCCTGTCCCTGCGGGGCGCACGCCGACTACGGCGAGCACTTCCTGCTTCCTTTCCTCGCGACGCTGCAGGAGCTGAAGATTGAGGTGCGGGTCTTCCGCGGCGATCAGCTCTACAAATCGGGGAGGATGAACCCGATGATCGTCGCCGCGCTCAAGGGACGCGACGCGATCGCCCGGATCCTGCACGAGATGACCGGCAAGCAGATCGATCCCGGCTGGTCCCCCTTCGATCCCCTGTGTCCCGCGTGCGGCCGGATCACCGAGACGGAGGTGACCGGCTACTCGGAGTCCGCCGGGACGATCGACTACCGCTGCGGCTGCGGATCGAAGGGGACGATCCCCATGGCCGGAGGCGGCAAGCTGACCTGGCGCGTCGATTGGCCGGCGCGATGGAAAATCCTGGGAGTCACGATCGAGCCCTTCGGGAAGGATCACGCTACCGCAGGCGGCTCCTACGATACCGGCCGCCGGATCGTCAAGGAGGTCTTAGGCGGGGAGCCTCCCTATCCGATCACCTACGAATGGATCAGCCTGAAGGGGAAGGGCGACATGTCCTCTTCCAAGGGGAACGTCCTCTCGATCGACCGGATGCTGCGGGTCGTGCCGCCCGAGGTGCTGCGCTACCTGATCGTCCGGACGCCGCCGGCGAGGACGATCGCGTTCGATCCGGGGCTGCCGCTGCTCGCCCTGGTGGATGAGTACGACGACGTCGAGTCGGCCGGCCGCGATCTCCGGGCGCTGGCGCTGTGCCGCGCGTCGGACTACAAGCCGGTGGGCGTCCCGTTCAAGCATCTGGTGAGCGTGGTGCAGATGGCCAACTTCGACTTCGGGCAGGTGAAGGAGATCCTGCGCCGCGGCGGCTACGAGGTCCAGGACGAAGAGGCGCTGCGCGGCCGCGCGGAGTACGCCCGGCGCTGGCTGGAGGAATTCGCGCCCGAGGAGATGAAGTTCACGCTCAAGCCGGCGCTTCCCGCCGAAGCCGCGCGGCTCACCGAGCCGCAGAGGCGCTTCCTCTCGGCGGCCGCCGATCGGTTGAAGCCCGGGATGAAGGCGGAGGAGATCCACCAGGCCGTGTACGCCCTCGCGGGAGAGATGTCGCTCAAGCCGGCCGAGGCGTTTCAGGCGATCTACCTCGCCCTGCTCGGAACGCTCCGCGGCCCGCGGGTCGGCTGGTTCCTCGCCTTCCTCGATCATGACTTCGTGGTGAATCGCTTCCGCGAAGCATCCGGCAACTAAATAGAAGTCAGTGATTCGGGATCATCGTAACTTACTGAAACAAGATCACTTGAAATGGCGTCCCTCATGCTGGAGAGGTCCGCGCGACGGAACCGGCGCCGGGACCGCTCTCCGGAGATGGCCCCTCTTGAATCCAGGTAGCTTCCGGCGAAGCTCAGGGTCGAGAGTGTGGGTCGATGTTCCAGAATCATCGACCGCTATTTAGTGTTGCGTTTCAGAAATCGCGTTAACAACGAGGACGTCGAGGCGCCCGGATCGCAAGACGCGCCGGAGTGCCGCGTACCCAAAGTGGTACGCAAGCGACGGCGCAACGCAGCCAGCCGGGATGGATCGACGTCCGTACGTAACGGGATTTCTGGGACGCAACACTATTAATGCGTTGCGGGCGGATGGCGGTCCCGGCGCATCGCCAGGACCGAATTCACTTCCGCCCCGAGAGCGAAGAGCGTCGCCGAGACGTGGAGCCAGAGAAGGACGGCGATGACCGAGCCGATCGACCCGTACAGCATCTTGCCGGTCGAGAGCGACGTGAGGTAGGACGCGAAGAGATATTTGGTGGCCTCCCAGAACGCGCCCGCGACCAGCGCCCCCACCCAGATGCGCGAAATCCTGCGGCGGACCGTCGGCCCGAACAGATAAAGCGTCAGGAAGAGCATGAAATTGAAGAGCACCCCCAGTCCGACGGTGCACAGCGTGAGCACCGCCGGCTCCCAGGCGGTCGGCAGGAAGGTGTGGTGGATCAGGGCGCGGACCAGCACGGGGCGCAGGCTCGTGAATCCCAGCGAAAGCGGGATGAACAGGAGCATGATGATCGCCAGCAGAATCCCGAGAAGGCGGCGGCGCCAGAGAGGCCTCATCTTCGGCGCGTGATGAATCCGGTTCAGGATCTGCTGGAGCATGTCGAAGGCGGCGCTGGCGCCCCAAATCAGGAACAGCGTCCCGAACAGTCCGAGGCTCCGCCGGGCCCGGAGGATCCCGTCGAGCGACCGGCGGAGATACTCCGAGCTGAACGGCAGCAATCCGAGGATGTCGGCCGAGATCTTGGCGTACTCCCCTCCCATCCCGAACAGGATTCCGAGCGCGGAGACGACGAGCAGGAGGAGCGGAAAGAAGGAGAAGAAGGTGTAGTAGGCCAGGCTCGAGACCATGATCGAGACGTGGTCCTGGCGATACTTGTGGAACAGCTCCGAGAGGAATTCACGCAGCGTCGAGATCATCGGGGTGCGATGCTAGCAGATTGACGCGGCGAAGTGCCATAATAGCGGCCTTCTATCGCTGCGAGTCGAAATCCGGAGGACGGTATGCCCGACGCCATCCAGGGTCTGAAGCCGGAAGGGGTGTGGAAGTACTTCCGGGAGATTAGCAGGATTCCCCGCGGCTCGAAGAACGAGAAGCAGATCGCCGGCTACGTTATGGCGAAAGCGAAGGAGCTCGGCCTGGAAGCGAAGCAGGACAAGTTCATGAACGTGGTGGTGCGCAAGCCGGCCGCGTCCGGCCGGGAGCGGGTCGCGAGCGTCTGCCTGCAGGGGCACCTCGACATGGTCTGCGAGAAGAACAAGAACAAGACGCACGATTTCGAGAAGGACCCGATCGAGATCGTGCGCCAAGGCGACACGCTCATGGCGAACGGCACGACCCTGGGGGCCGACAACGGGATCGCCGTGGCCACGAACCTGGCGATCATGGCGGACCGGAGCCTCGTGCACGGGCCGCTCGAGTTCCTCTTCACGGTCGACGAGGAGACCGGGCTCACCGGCGCCAACAACCTCGCGCCGGGCTTTCTGAAGAGCCGGCGGCTGATGAACCTCGACTCCGAAGAGGAAGGGGCCTTGTACGTGGGGTGCTCCGGCGGCTGCACCACGGCCGGCCGTTGGTCCGTGGCGCTCCAGAACGCCCCGCGGGGCGCTCTTCCCATGATGCTGCACGTCAGAGGGCTCAAAGGAGGGCACTCCGGCCTCGAGATCGACAAGGGGCGGGGCAATTCGCTGAAGATCCTGAACCGCGTCCTCCTGGCCCTGCTGGACGCGGGCGTTCGGATCTCCCGGATCGAAGGGGGCAACAAGAGCAACGCCATCCCGCGCGAGGCCGAAGCGCTGCTCTACGTGCCCGAATCGTCCCTCAGGAAGGCCAAGGCGATCGTCGAGAGGCTGAGGGAGGCCTGCCGGGCGGAGGTGTTCACCGTCGACCCCGACCTCGAGGTCCGGCTGGAGAAGGCGGAGGCTCCGAAGAAGGCGCGGGTGCTGAAGGATG
This sequence is a window from Candidatus Polarisedimenticolia bacterium. Protein-coding genes within it:
- a CDS encoding aminoacyl-histidine dipeptidase; this encodes MPDAIQGLKPEGVWKYFREISRIPRGSKNEKQIAGYVMAKAKELGLEAKQDKFMNVVVRKPAASGRERVASVCLQGHLDMVCEKNKNKTHDFEKDPIEIVRQGDTLMANGTTLGADNGIAVATNLAIMADRSLVHGPLEFLFTVDEETGLTGANNLAPGFLKSRRLMNLDSEEEGALYVGCSGGCTTAGRWSVALQNAPRGALPMMLHVRGLKGGHSGLEIDKGRGNSLKILNRVLLALLDAGVRISRIEGGNKSNAIPREAEALLYVPESSLRKAKAIVERLREACRAEVFTVDPDLEVRLEKAEAPKKARVLKDADARRICRTVAALPHGVTKMSADIPGLVQTSTNLAIARTRGATVEVTTSQRSSVASEIEEIVQRVGIIFELGGAKPVFTERYPGWKPDLDSSILKIAKTTYRELYGKDPEVKAIHAGLECGIIGEKYPGIDMVSFGPTLEGVHSPDEKIFIGSVGRFWEFLLAVLKNVN
- a CDS encoding YihY/virulence factor BrkB family protein codes for the protein MISTLREFLSELFHKYRQDHVSIMVSSLAYYTFFSFFPLLLLVVSALGILFGMGGEYAKISADILGLLPFSSEYLRRSLDGILRARRSLGLFGTLFLIWGASAAFDMLQQILNRIHHAPKMRPLWRRRLLGILLAIIMLLFIPLSLGFTSLRPVLVRALIHHTFLPTAWEPAVLTLCTVGLGVLFNFMLFLTLYLFGPTVRRRISRIWVGALVAGAFWEATKYLFASYLTSLSTGKMLYGSIGSVIAVLLWLHVSATLFALGAEVNSVLAMRRDRHPPATH
- the lysS gene encoding lysine--tRNA ligase, whose product is MTQAPAGRHWADEIADRLADRPGSQEISTGISPSGSIHLGNLREVMTADVVYRALRERRSDVGFHYVADNFDPLRRVYPFLDPEVYAPHVGKPLSEIPCPCGAHADYGEHFLLPFLATLQELKIEVRVFRGDQLYKSGRMNPMIVAALKGRDAIARILHEMTGKQIDPGWSPFDPLCPACGRITETEVTGYSESAGTIDYRCGCGSKGTIPMAGGGKLTWRVDWPARWKILGVTIEPFGKDHATAGGSYDTGRRIVKEVLGGEPPYPITYEWISLKGKGDMSSSKGNVLSIDRMLRVVPPEVLRYLIVRTPPARTIAFDPGLPLLALVDEYDDVESAGRDLRALALCRASDYKPVGVPFKHLVSVVQMANFDFGQVKEILRRGGYEVQDEEALRGRAEYARRWLEEFAPEEMKFTLKPALPAEAARLTEPQRRFLSAAADRLKPGMKAEEIHQAVYALAGEMSLKPAEAFQAIYLALLGTLRGPRVGWFLAFLDHDFVVNRFREASGN